One genomic window of Sphingobacterium oryzagri includes the following:
- a CDS encoding tRNA-(ms[2]io[6]A)-hydroxylase: MLGLKLLTDPRWANIAESNLEEILTDHAWCEHKAASNAMMLITQNPEYPDLVDELTAIAIEEMQHFQMVFAIIQERGYTLGRERKDDYVGRLLKFNKKDGSRNQAFIDRLLFAAMIEARSCERFRVLSKNINDESLAKFYHDLMVSEANHYTTFLNFARKYSVDVDVDKRWQEWLDFEGELIQSYGTKEYIHG, translated from the coding sequence ATGTTAGGCTTAAAACTATTGACAGACCCGCGATGGGCAAACATTGCCGAGTCCAATCTCGAAGAGATTTTAACAGACCATGCCTGGTGCGAGCACAAGGCAGCCTCCAATGCCATGATGTTGATCACTCAAAATCCGGAATATCCCGACCTGGTGGATGAACTTACCGCTATTGCAATTGAAGAGATGCAGCATTTTCAAATGGTGTTTGCAATCATCCAGGAGCGGGGCTATACGTTGGGGCGCGAACGCAAAGACGACTACGTAGGGCGCTTGCTAAAATTTAATAAGAAAGACGGTTCGCGAAACCAAGCATTTATCGATCGACTGCTTTTTGCAGCCATGATTGAAGCCCGAAGCTGCGAACGTTTTCGCGTGTTGTCAAAAAATATTAATGACGAAAGCTTGGCAAAATTTTATCACGATTTGATGGTTTCCGAAGCCAACCATTACACGACGTTTCTAAATTTCGCACGAAAATATTCCGTTGATGTCGATGTCGACAAGCGTTGGCAGGAATGGCTCGATTTCGAGGGAGAGCTTATCCAAAGTTACGGAACGAAAGAATATATCCACGGCTAA
- a CDS encoding GMC oxidoreductase has protein sequence MTDYQIKENAEVYDAIVVGSGAGGGMAGYILAHAGLKVLMLEAGPFFDPAKDALQLRWPWESPRRGASTTRPFGDFDAAFGGWQLDGEPYTTVAGTEFEWFRARMLGGRTNHWGRISLRMGPDDFQPTDGETEAWPITYDEVKPFYDRVDRMIGIYGTVEGIRNEPDGIFMKPPKPRLNELFIAKGAKKAGVPVIPGRGSVLTEASPEIKGRGTCFYCGQCGRSCKVYGDFSSSSCLVMPAMKTGNLKVIDNAMVREVLTNDEGLAIGVSYVSTTDMQEYAVKGKTVILGASACESARIMLNSKSAAHPGGVGNSSGLVGRYLHDSTGASLSGFLPQLLDRKRYNEDGVGSVHIYSPWWEDNSKLTFPRGYHIEYGGGLRMPSYGFTNWVPSVNGKVAGKNGEQKTSGGYGKDLKDDYRRFYGANVGMAGRGTALARKDNYCEIDPARVDKFGIPVLRFNYKWANEEVAQAKHMQETFQSIMHEMGAIITSNIPGADTLYGLEAPGKIIHEGGTTRMGNDPKASVLNKWGQAHDCKNLYVVDAGPFVQQGDKNLTWTILALSMRTAEYILEEKKKLNG, from the coding sequence ATGACCGATTATCAAATAAAAGAAAATGCAGAAGTGTATGATGCCATCGTGGTGGGCTCCGGTGCGGGCGGCGGCATGGCTGGCTATATCTTGGCTCACGCGGGGCTTAAGGTATTGATGTTAGAGGCTGGACCATTTTTTGATCCGGCGAAAGACGCCTTGCAATTGCGGTGGCCGTGGGAATCACCGCGCCGTGGCGCGTCGACCACGCGTCCGTTCGGCGATTTTGACGCCGCATTTGGCGGTTGGCAATTAGATGGCGAACCGTATACGACCGTTGCCGGAACGGAGTTCGAATGGTTTCGTGCGCGAATGCTGGGTGGCAGAACAAACCATTGGGGGCGTATATCTTTACGCATGGGACCGGATGATTTTCAACCGACAGATGGTGAAACAGAAGCTTGGCCAATAACTTACGACGAAGTAAAGCCTTTTTACGATCGTGTGGATCGTATGATTGGCATTTACGGCACGGTGGAAGGCATTCGGAACGAACCCGATGGTATATTTATGAAACCGCCTAAACCGCGTTTGAACGAACTGTTTATTGCAAAAGGAGCGAAAAAAGCCGGTGTTCCGGTTATTCCAGGCCGCGGATCGGTTTTGACGGAAGCTTCGCCGGAAATAAAAGGTCGAGGCACCTGCTTTTATTGCGGACAGTGCGGCCGATCGTGTAAAGTGTATGGCGATTTTTCGTCCTCTTCGTGTTTGGTCATGCCCGCGATGAAAACAGGAAATTTGAAAGTGATCGACAATGCGATGGTGCGCGAAGTATTGACAAATGACGAAGGCTTAGCGATTGGCGTTTCTTACGTCAGCACAACAGATATGCAAGAATATGCCGTCAAAGGAAAAACCGTGATCTTAGGCGCCAGTGCTTGCGAAAGTGCACGGATTATGCTCAATTCAAAATCTGCGGCACATCCAGGAGGCGTCGGCAATAGCAGCGGCCTGGTAGGACGCTACTTGCATGATTCTACGGGCGCAAGCTTATCCGGGTTTCTACCGCAACTATTAGATCGTAAACGCTACAACGAAGATGGGGTGGGCAGTGTGCATATCTATTCGCCTTGGTGGGAAGATAACTCTAAATTAACATTTCCGCGTGGCTACCACATCGAGTATGGTGGTGGTTTGCGAATGCCTTCATACGGTTTTACCAATTGGGTGCCGTCTGTAAACGGAAAAGTGGCCGGAAAAAATGGCGAACAGAAAACTTCAGGTGGCTATGGTAAAGATTTGAAAGATGATTACCGCCGTTTTTATGGCGCCAATGTAGGCATGGCCGGTCGTGGCACAGCTTTAGCAAGAAAAGATAACTACTGCGAAATTGACCCGGCAAGAGTTGATAAATTCGGTATTCCGGTGTTGCGGTTTAACTACAAATGGGCAAACGAAGAAGTGGCACAAGCGAAACATATGCAGGAGACGTTTCAATCTATCATGCACGAAATGGGCGCGATCATCACGTCTAATATTCCCGGAGCAGATACTCTCTATGGCTTGGAAGCGCCAGGTAAGATTATCCATGAAGGCGGAACGACGCGCATGGGCAACGATCCGAAAGCGTCTGTGCTTAACAAATGGGGACAGGCACACGACTGCAAAAACCTTTACGTAGTGGATGCAGGGCCTTTTGTACAACAGGGCGATAAAAACCTGACTTGGACTATTTTGGCCTTATCCATGCGCACGGCAGAATATATTTTGGAAGAAAAGAAAAAATTAAACGGCTAA
- a CDS encoding gluconate 2-dehydrogenase subunit 3 family protein, whose product MNRRESLKALGLIAAGSGVLAASSCQQEKTTEAAAATDAEKLPGVQDFEHERNKQLQAEVFFTEHEMATITVLADIIIPKDDISGSASEAGVPAFIEFMVKDLPENKIPMRGGLKWMDVQCQKRYGNAFIKCKEQQQLALIDEIAYPEKAKPAMQQGVAFFTLMRNLTSSGFFTSEIGVKDIGYAGNRPGVWTGVPADVLKTYGFDTESFFG is encoded by the coding sequence ATGAACAGAAGAGAATCATTAAAGGCATTAGGCCTTATCGCGGCTGGTTCTGGCGTATTGGCCGCCAGTTCATGTCAACAGGAAAAGACAACAGAAGCTGCTGCGGCAACAGATGCGGAGAAGCTGCCCGGCGTACAGGATTTTGAGCATGAACGCAATAAGCAACTGCAGGCAGAGGTGTTTTTTACCGAACATGAAATGGCAACCATCACGGTGCTAGCTGATATTATTATCCCGAAAGATGATATTTCCGGAAGCGCATCCGAAGCAGGCGTGCCTGCTTTTATCGAGTTTATGGTGAAAGATCTTCCCGAGAATAAAATCCCGATGCGAGGTGGCTTGAAGTGGATGGATGTGCAATGCCAAAAGCGTTATGGCAACGCCTTTATCAAGTGCAAAGAACAACAACAACTGGCATTGATTGATGAAATCGCTTATCCGGAGAAAGCAAAGCCCGCAATGCAACAGGGCGTGGCCTTCTTCACCTTGATGCGCAACCTCACCTCGTCTGGATTTTTTACAAGCGAAATTGGTGTCAAAGATATCGGTTATGCCGGTAATCGACCAGGCGTTTGGACGGGTGTTCCGGCTGACGTGCTCAAGACATATGGCTTCGATACCGAATCCTTTTTTGGCTAA